One genomic segment of Synechocystis sp. LKSZ1 includes these proteins:
- a CDS encoding GGDEF domain-containing protein: MSDLNDLSWEQEFQAFLDGLSGPTVPPILDLESTIGQLKLHNCQLPCQEESRVALRRLNANPQIPGVLLTQDGDFRGMISRRRLLEQMSRPYGLDLFLQRSLFQLYQYAQIPHLILPQNTLITEAAEKAIMRPGELLDEPIIVELEKHQYQLLDIHQLLIGQSSIFQLTTRLFEQSNRQLQKLAVIDPLTRIGNRRMFEQYFSRDWYHAIREQKWISLIICDVDYFKKYNDTYGHPQGDRCLRQVAQILRSNCKRATDIVARYGGEEFVIVLLDTKPSNAIEMVEKIQQSLMSCNLLHSASEVSSQVTLSFGVASARPKAATQEQTLIDLADQALYQAKQAGRNRYVLLKA; this comes from the coding sequence ATGTCTGATCTAAACGACCTCTCATGGGAGCAGGAATTTCAAGCGTTTCTGGATGGGCTCTCAGGGCCAACGGTACCGCCGATCCTTGATCTGGAGTCCACCATTGGTCAACTCAAACTCCACAATTGCCAACTTCCCTGCCAGGAGGAAAGCCGAGTTGCCCTCCGACGCTTGAATGCTAATCCCCAAATTCCCGGGGTTCTCCTGACTCAGGACGGTGACTTTCGGGGCATGATTTCCCGGCGTCGATTATTAGAGCAAATGAGCCGTCCCTACGGTCTTGATCTCTTTCTTCAACGCTCTTTATTTCAACTCTATCAATATGCCCAGATTCCCCACTTGATTCTGCCTCAGAATACGTTGATTACAGAGGCGGCAGAAAAGGCAATTATGCGCCCTGGAGAACTCCTAGATGAACCGATTATTGTTGAATTAGAAAAGCATCAATATCAACTGCTGGATATTCATCAATTGCTGATTGGCCAATCCAGTATTTTTCAGCTTACGACTAGATTATTTGAGCAGAGTAATCGGCAACTGCAAAAACTAGCGGTTATTGATCCCCTGACTCGCATCGGCAATCGTCGTATGTTCGAGCAGTATTTTAGTCGGGATTGGTACCACGCTATCCGTGAGCAGAAATGGATTTCGTTAATTATCTGTGATGTTGATTATTTTAAAAAATACAATGATACCTATGGTCATCCCCAGGGGGATCGATGCTTGCGCCAGGTAGCCCAAATTTTACGCAGTAACTGTAAACGAGCTACGGATATTGTTGCCCGCTACGGCGGGGAAGAATTTGTGATTGTTCTCCTTGATACGAAGCCCAGCAACGCCATCGAAATGGTGGAAAAAATCCAGCAGTCCCTGATGAGTTGCAATCTCCTCCATAGTGCTTCCGAGGTCAGTTCCCAAGTCACCCTCAGCTTTGGCGTGGCCAGTGCCCGTCCCAAGGCCGCTACCCAAGAACAGACCTTGATTGATCTCGCCGACCAGGCCCTTTACCAAGCTAAACAAGCCGGGCGCAATCGCTACGTTCTGCTCAAGGCCTAG
- a CDS encoding U32 family peptidase, which yields MTSSLPLSPLLDASSLAGSRMPELLAPAGNWDCARAAVENGADAIYFGLEKFNARMRADNFTVADLPELMAFLHGRGVKGYVTLNTLIFPSELAAVEAYLRSLISAGVDAAIVQDVGLCRLIRHLSPDFPIHGSTQMTITSRAGVAFAQGLGCNLVVLARECSLKDIRKIQVPEGLPLEVFVHGALCVAYSGQCLTSESLGGRSANRGECAQACRMPYDLIVDGQPWDLGGRQYLLSPQDLAGLAVLPELVATGVVSLKIEGRLKTPEYVASVTQVYRQALDRLQAGQQHQLKASDQYQLEMAFSRGLTTGWLEGINNQALVHARFGKKRGVYLGQVSQIRDSRDKQVVLQLQAPLKAGDGVVFDSGHPQEKEEGGRVYAIEQQGQQTIVTFGRRDVDLRRVKKGDHLWKTNDPELDKQLRQTYTGENIRHQQPLTFEVYGAVGEPLRVLARDLQGHVVQAISESPLEPAQNQPLTTEKLQQQLGRLGNTPFRLAQLQNHLEGMVMLPVRELNQLRRHLVSQLEQQRRRPHPWQLRSDVTYRDLLPPPSPAPAVQPQLIVLVRHLEQLRAVLEIDIGTIYCELEDPRAYRAAVALARESNPQATLWVAPPRISKPSENYILQQVRASNADGYLLRNVDQLQFFAGERCIADFSFNIANPITANYFQQNLALERLTASYDLNSQQLLALFQQSPPAWWEVTIHQHMPMFHMEHCVFCAFLSEGTDFTNCGRPCEKHEVKLRDRAGAEHILQADAGCRNTVFNATAQTGAEFMQRLQALGASYFRLEFLQESPETVVQTIADYQALLAGQISGTQLWRKLKLHSQLGVTRGSLDA from the coding sequence ATGACGTCAAGCTTGCCCCTCTCCCCTCTGTTAGATGCTTCCTCCCTTGCCGGTTCTAGAATGCCGGAACTCCTGGCCCCAGCGGGCAACTGGGACTGCGCCAGGGCCGCGGTGGAAAATGGAGCCGATGCCATCTACTTTGGTCTGGAAAAATTCAATGCGCGGATGCGGGCCGACAATTTTACCGTGGCCGATCTGCCAGAATTGATGGCCTTTTTGCACGGGCGAGGCGTCAAGGGCTATGTCACCCTCAATACCTTAATTTTTCCTTCGGAATTGGCCGCCGTGGAGGCCTATCTCCGTTCCCTGATTAGCGCTGGGGTGGATGCAGCTATTGTGCAGGATGTGGGCCTCTGCCGGCTGATCCGCCACCTCTCTCCCGATTTTCCCATCCATGGCTCTACCCAGATGACCATTACCAGCCGGGCTGGGGTCGCTTTTGCCCAGGGCCTAGGCTGTAACTTGGTGGTTTTAGCGCGGGAATGTTCCCTCAAGGATATTCGTAAGATCCAAGTTCCAGAGGGCCTCCCTCTAGAGGTATTCGTCCATGGGGCCCTCTGTGTCGCCTATTCTGGCCAATGTCTCACCAGTGAATCCCTGGGAGGTCGCTCGGCCAATCGGGGAGAATGTGCCCAGGCCTGTCGGATGCCCTACGACCTGATCGTGGATGGCCAGCCCTGGGATTTAGGAGGCCGGCAATACCTACTCAGTCCCCAGGATTTAGCGGGGTTAGCAGTTTTACCAGAACTGGTGGCTACTGGGGTTGTTTCCCTCAAAATTGAAGGCCGCCTTAAAACGCCGGAATACGTCGCCAGTGTCACCCAGGTCTATCGTCAGGCCCTAGACCGTCTCCAGGCCGGTCAGCAACACCAACTCAAGGCCAGCGACCAGTATCAATTGGAAATGGCCTTTTCTCGCGGCCTCACTACCGGCTGGCTAGAGGGCATCAATAATCAGGCCCTGGTTCATGCCAGATTTGGCAAAAAGCGGGGGGTTTATCTGGGCCAGGTCAGTCAAATCCGGGACAGCCGCGATAAGCAAGTCGTTTTACAACTCCAGGCCCCCCTCAAGGCTGGTGATGGGGTGGTCTTTGATAGCGGTCATCCCCAGGAAAAGGAAGAGGGCGGACGGGTCTACGCCATTGAACAACAAGGCCAGCAGACGATTGTCACCTTTGGTCGTCGGGATGTGGATCTGCGTCGGGTCAAAAAGGGGGATCACCTCTGGAAGACCAATGATCCAGAATTAGATAAACAACTGCGCCAGACCTACACCGGCGAAAATATCCGGCATCAGCAACCCCTGACCTTTGAGGTGTACGGGGCTGTTGGGGAACCACTCCGAGTGCTGGCCCGAGACCTCCAGGGTCATGTTGTGCAGGCCATCTCTGAAAGCCCGCTAGAACCGGCCCAAAACCAACCCCTGACGACGGAAAAACTGCAACAACAATTGGGCCGCTTGGGGAATACCCCCTTTCGGTTGGCCCAACTCCAGAATCATCTCGAAGGCATGGTGATGCTCCCTGTCCGGGAACTCAACCAACTCCGCCGCCACCTCGTCAGTCAGTTGGAACAGCAACGTCGTCGTCCCCACCCCTGGCAACTGCGTTCTGACGTCACCTACCGCGATCTTCTGCCCCCGCCATCTCCAGCCCCCGCTGTCCAACCCCAACTAATCGTTTTAGTGCGTCATCTAGAGCAACTGCGGGCTGTTCTAGAAATTGACATTGGGACAATTTATTGCGAACTAGAAGATCCCCGGGCCTATCGGGCCGCTGTGGCCCTGGCCAGAGAGAGTAATCCCCAGGCCACTCTCTGGGTGGCTCCACCCCGCATCAGCAAACCCAGCGAAAACTACATCCTGCAACAGGTTCGGGCCAGCAATGCCGATGGCTACCTACTCCGCAACGTCGATCAGCTTCAGTTTTTTGCGGGGGAGCGCTGTATAGCCGATTTTTCCTTCAATATTGCCAATCCCATCACGGCCAACTACTTCCAACAAAACCTTGCCCTAGAGCGCCTCACGGCTTCCTACGACCTTAATAGCCAGCAACTCCTGGCCCTGTTCCAACAATCGCCGCCGGCCTGGTGGGAAGTCACCATTCATCAACACATGCCCATGTTTCATATGGAGCACTGCGTCTTTTGTGCCTTTCTCTCGGAGGGAACGGACTTTACCAACTGCGGCCGCCCCTGCGAAAAACATGAGGTTAAACTGCGCGACCGGGCTGGGGCCGAACATATCCTCCAGGCCGATGCCGGTTGTCGTAATACCGTCTTTAACGCAACGGCCCAAACCGGGGCAGAATTTATGCAACGTCTGCAGGCCTTGGGGGCCAGTTACTTTCGTTTGGAATTTTTGCAAGAATCCCCTGAGACAGTAGTACAAACCATTGCTGATTACCAGGCCCTGTTAGCGGGTCAAATTTCGGGCACCCAACTGTGGCGTAAACTCAAACTCCATAGCCAATTGGGGGTGACGCGGGGCAGTCTTGACGCTTAA